A region of Rahnella aceris DNA encodes the following proteins:
- a CDS encoding SDR family NAD(P)-dependent oxidoreductase, which yields MTDTTQKKTLLLTGASRGIGHATVKHFYAAGWRIFTASRQNWVDECPWAEGFLNHIHLDLEDIDSVQKALPMIKERLGGRLDALVDNAGISPKTPTGGRLGVLDSDYATWLQVFNVNLFSTAILATGLFDELKTAQGSIINVTSIAGSKVHPFAGVAYACSKAALSTLTREMAHEFGPHGIRVNAIAPGEIDTAILSPGTQEIVERSVPLQRLGKAEEVASLIHFLCTSGASYVNGAEIHVNGGQHV from the coding sequence ATGACTGACACAACTCAGAAAAAAACGCTTTTGCTGACCGGCGCAAGCCGTGGCATTGGTCACGCGACGGTCAAACATTTCTATGCTGCGGGGTGGCGGATTTTCACCGCATCGCGGCAGAACTGGGTGGATGAATGTCCGTGGGCAGAGGGTTTTCTCAATCATATTCACCTGGATCTGGAAGACATCGACAGCGTGCAGAAAGCCCTGCCGATGATCAAAGAACGCCTCGGCGGACGGCTGGATGCGCTGGTCGATAACGCGGGTATTTCACCGAAAACCCCTACCGGTGGTCGTCTCGGTGTGCTCGACAGTGATTACGCCACCTGGTTGCAGGTGTTTAACGTCAACCTGTTTTCAACCGCCATTCTGGCAACCGGATTATTTGATGAACTGAAAACCGCACAGGGCAGCATTATCAACGTAACCTCGATTGCGGGCAGCAAAGTGCATCCGTTTGCCGGTGTGGCCTATGCCTGTTCTAAAGCGGCGCTCTCGACGCTGACCCGCGAAATGGCACACGAATTCGGCCCGCACGGCATACGGGTAAATGCCATTGCGCCGGGGGAAATTGATACCGCGATCCTCTCGCCGGGCACGCAGGAAATTGTCGAGCGCAGCGTGCCGTTGCAGCGACTGGGTAAGGCTGAAGAAGTCGCTTCACTGATCCATTTTCTGTGCACATCGGGCGCTTCTTACGTGAACGGCGCTGAAATACATGTGAACGGCGGTCAGCATGTCTGA
- a CDS encoding phosphotransferase yields MSEAPSLLTTEVPRVSRSQAENIAAQVYGLEGKAEVLGGERDSNFCLTTGPGHAYMLRFVNPAEVPAEVAFQTAILSHLAIRDSQLPVPRLQESRHGELTPQVTVDGQMLTLRAVSYLPGIAQYQVSRSAVLMREIGDTLARLDIALSDFNHPGAQRDLLWDISDMSRLEGWLTQLTDPEQRRTITRVLETHRQKVVPASQRLRRQVIHNDLNAHNVLVNSADPQRLAGIIDFGDALHAPLINELATALAYQLDSDGDDLFLYCRPMIAAYTARLQLTGAELDVLPELVASRLALSLLIAQHRAVLYPQNRDYILRNQVHAWGSLSRLMALPFSQTDLIFRQSCAFEQK; encoded by the coding sequence ATGTCTGAAGCGCCGTCATTGCTCACCACGGAGGTACCGCGTGTCAGCAGGTCGCAGGCAGAAAATATTGCTGCGCAGGTTTACGGGCTGGAAGGCAAAGCGGAGGTGCTGGGCGGCGAACGCGACAGCAATTTTTGCCTGACCACGGGGCCTGGCCACGCTTACATGTTGCGGTTTGTTAATCCGGCGGAAGTGCCCGCAGAAGTGGCTTTCCAGACCGCCATTCTCAGCCATCTGGCGATACGCGACAGCCAGTTGCCGGTGCCACGGTTGCAGGAAAGTCGCCACGGTGAACTTACGCCGCAGGTGACGGTTGACGGACAAATGCTGACACTGCGTGCCGTCAGTTATCTGCCCGGTATCGCGCAATATCAGGTGTCGCGTTCAGCGGTGCTGATGCGGGAAATTGGCGACACGCTGGCACGGCTGGATATCGCGCTGAGCGATTTTAACCATCCCGGCGCACAGCGTGATCTGCTGTGGGACATCAGCGACATGTCACGCCTCGAGGGCTGGTTAACGCAACTCACTGACCCTGAGCAGCGCCGCACCATTACCCGCGTGCTGGAAACCCACCGGCAAAAAGTGGTTCCGGCCAGCCAGCGGTTGCGCAGACAAGTGATCCACAATGACCTGAATGCCCATAACGTTCTGGTAAACAGCGCTGATCCGCAGCGTCTCGCGGGCATTATTGATTTCGGTGACGCCCTTCACGCGCCCCTGATTAACGAACTGGCTACCGCCCTGGCTTATCAGCTCGATAGCGACGGCGACGATCTTTTCCTCTATTGCCGTCCGATGATTGCTGCGTATACCGCGCGTTTGCAACTCACCGGTGCCGAGCTGGATGTTTTACCGGAACTGGTGGCGTCACGACTGGCGCTGAGTCTGCTGATTGCCCAGCATCGTGCGGTGCTGTATCCGCAAAACCGTGATTATATTTTGCGTAATCAGGTGCATGCATGGGGAAGTTTATCGCGTCTGATGGCGCTGCCGTTTTCGCAGACTGACCTGATATTTCGTCAGTCATGCGCGTTTGAACAGAAATAA
- a CDS encoding aspartate aminotransferase family protein yields the protein MLTPKQVLEGRQQFLGGGYRLFYQEPLHVVRGEGVWLYDSEGRRYLDAYNNVASVGHCHPAVVEAITTQAAQLNTHTRYLNDAIVEFAEDFLTEFPPELRNLTMTCTGSEANDLALRVARQITGGQGVIVTSWAYHGVTSALAELSPSLGDGFEQGKNVWLTDAPDTFRHPGVFSAGVERALEEMKHAGVKPAALLVDTIFSSDGVFSPDPLDMQRAVGLVRAAGGLFIADEVQPGFGRTGSQRWGFARYGVTPDLVSLGKPMGNGHPVAGLVGRPELFAEFGRRQRYFNTFGGNPVSCRAAHAVLQILRREELQQNAQMTGAILREGLQKLAQRYPVIGDVRGDGLFIGVELVSDQRNTPAPELAAFIVNEMRQKQVLISATGPAANVLKIRPPLVFQPEHATLLLQTLASVLAEMPG from the coding sequence ATGCTCACTCCGAAACAGGTTTTAGAAGGTCGTCAGCAATTTCTTGGCGGCGGTTACCGGCTGTTTTATCAGGAACCGCTGCATGTGGTGCGCGGCGAAGGCGTCTGGTTATATGACAGCGAAGGGCGGCGCTATCTGGATGCTTACAATAATGTTGCGTCTGTCGGTCATTGCCATCCGGCGGTGGTTGAAGCCATCACCACGCAGGCCGCGCAACTCAATACACACACGCGTTATCTGAATGATGCGATTGTCGAATTTGCTGAAGATTTCCTGACCGAGTTTCCTCCTGAGCTGCGCAACCTGACCATGACCTGCACCGGCAGCGAAGCCAACGATCTGGCGCTGCGTGTCGCACGACAAATTACCGGCGGGCAGGGCGTTATTGTGACGAGCTGGGCGTATCACGGTGTGACCAGCGCGCTGGCAGAACTTTCCCCCTCGCTTGGTGACGGGTTTGAGCAAGGCAAAAATGTCTGGCTGACTGATGCGCCGGACACGTTCCGCCATCCCGGCGTATTCTCTGCGGGCGTGGAGCGCGCGCTGGAAGAAATGAAACACGCGGGCGTGAAACCGGCGGCGCTGTTAGTGGACACGATTTTCTCCAGTGATGGTGTATTCAGCCCGGACCCGCTGGACATGCAGCGCGCCGTCGGGCTGGTGCGTGCGGCGGGTGGATTATTTATCGCAGACGAAGTGCAGCCCGGTTTTGGCCGTACCGGCAGCCAGCGCTGGGGATTCGCCCGCTACGGCGTGACGCCTGACCTGGTCAGTCTGGGCAAACCGATGGGTAACGGTCATCCGGTCGCCGGGCTGGTCGGCAGACCGGAACTGTTCGCGGAATTTGGCCGCCGTCAGCGCTATTTCAATACTTTCGGCGGTAACCCGGTTTCCTGCCGCGCCGCGCATGCCGTTTTACAGATTTTGCGTCGTGAAGAGTTGCAGCAGAATGCGCAGATGACCGGCGCAATCTTGCGTGAAGGGCTACAAAAACTGGCGCAACGTTATCCGGTCATCGGCGATGTACGCGGCGACGGTTTGTTTATCGGTGTGGAACTGGTGAGCGATCAGCGCAATACGCCTGCGCCGGAACTGGCGGCATTTATCGTCAATGAAATGCGCCAGAAACAGGTTTTGATTAGTGCTACGGGACCGGCGGCGAATGTCCTGAAAATTCGCCCGCCGCTGGTCTTCCAGCCGGAACACGCGACGCTGTTGCTGCAAACACTGGCAAGCGTGCTGGCGGAGATGCCGGGATAA
- a CDS encoding GGDEF domain-containing protein, with translation MIYSSWKWVVLLPLLTKPVSFVLFGGVVSSLIIFPLLYSQDVQEWKGNINNIQNMGSFYDSDNLQGDISAGNYIRNPSQYTEVQVKTLLFSKSGNPQECNAKIREFLTSVKEIQPHNIPVVLNKVCANRGFAIGRFADENTIISILPLHDKGYSLVGVKIRKYSILGKPAFSKSIMNFSNVWPALIIIILSMVISYLLSLIAGGYLRVLNEYASKDGLTGCLRREAFYAKASYELEKSKKNNVPFSVLVIDLDHLRDVNNTYGHAKGDTAISLIAETILKSLRGTDFVGRVGGDEFIVILKDTTPADALLIANRIRHSVKSLKLDDLSLSVSIGISQCEKQNATLQEIISKADTNLYLAKRQRNEVVFENDILR, from the coding sequence ATGATTTATTCAAGTTGGAAGTGGGTAGTATTACTCCCGTTACTTACAAAACCTGTTTCATTTGTTTTATTTGGTGGTGTGGTCTCTTCACTTATTATTTTCCCTTTATTGTACAGCCAGGATGTTCAGGAGTGGAAAGGCAATATTAATAACATTCAAAATATGGGCAGCTTTTATGATTCAGATAATTTGCAAGGAGATATCTCAGCAGGAAACTATATCAGGAATCCTTCACAATACACTGAGGTGCAAGTTAAGACTTTACTGTTCTCTAAGTCAGGAAATCCGCAAGAATGTAACGCCAAAATCCGAGAGTTTTTAACTTCAGTCAAAGAAATACAGCCTCATAATATTCCCGTTGTATTAAATAAAGTGTGTGCTAATCGTGGATTTGCTATCGGAAGGTTTGCTGATGAGAATACCATCATTTCTATTTTACCCTTGCATGATAAAGGCTACAGTTTAGTCGGGGTTAAAATACGTAAATACTCCATTCTGGGAAAACCCGCTTTCTCGAAATCTATAATGAATTTTTCGAACGTCTGGCCTGCATTAATTATTATCATTTTATCGATGGTTATTAGCTATTTACTGTCATTAATAGCAGGAGGATATCTCCGGGTCCTCAATGAATATGCATCTAAAGATGGATTAACAGGATGTTTACGAAGGGAGGCATTTTACGCGAAAGCAAGTTACGAATTAGAAAAATCCAAGAAAAATAATGTGCCTTTTAGTGTTTTAGTGATCGACCTTGATCATTTAAGAGACGTGAATAACACCTATGGCCATGCCAAAGGTGATACGGCTATTTCTCTGATTGCTGAAACAATACTTAAGAGCTTACGTGGAACTGACTTTGTTGGCAGGGTGGGAGGCGATGAATTTATCGTTATACTTAAAGATACCACACCTGCAGATGCATTATTAATCGCAAACAGGATCCGTCATTCAGTGAAGAGTTTAAAACTTGATGATTTATCTTTATCAGTAAGTATCGGTATCTCTCAGTGTGAGAAACAGAATGCAACATTACAAGAAATCATTTCTAAAGCCGATACGAATCTCTATCTGGCAAAGCGTCAGAGAAATGAAGTTGTTTTTGAAAATGATATCCTCAGGTAA
- a CDS encoding GntR family transcriptional regulator, with amino-acid sequence MNYPINSINHAYLGSSVYATLREALITGRLKPNDRLRIRELAEQVGTSVTPVRDAILQLAKEQALEMRTPKDIRVPQLDEQQYQEIRTLRLELEGLGAEKAAQSVTEYELQRITQNIKDNRKAISSEDLPEALRLNSEFHLMLSQSARMPLLSNFIDSLWMRTGPLIAQAYAHFSQRMAIEHHEEILIALRKGDGATARRAIQEDILDGSQKMVEFLSVSRKVL; translated from the coding sequence TTGAATTATCCCATCAACTCAATTAATCACGCCTATCTGGGCAGCAGCGTTTACGCCACCTTGCGCGAGGCACTGATTACCGGCCGCCTGAAACCTAATGATCGTTTACGTATCCGCGAACTGGCCGAACAGGTGGGTACCAGTGTCACGCCGGTGCGGGATGCGATTTTACAGCTGGCCAAAGAACAGGCGCTGGAAATGCGTACCCCGAAAGACATCCGCGTACCGCAGCTCGATGAACAGCAATATCAGGAAATTCGCACCTTACGGCTGGAACTGGAAGGTCTCGGGGCGGAGAAAGCAGCGCAATCGGTAACGGAATATGAGTTGCAACGGATTACGCAGAATATTAAAGATAACCGCAAAGCCATCAGCAGCGAAGATTTGCCCGAAGCACTGCGCCTCAACAGCGAGTTCCATCTGATGCTCTCACAAAGTGCGCGGATGCCCCTTTTAAGCAATTTCATCGACAGTTTATGGATGCGCACCGGCCCGCTGATTGCACAGGCTTATGCTCATTTCTCACAACGTATGGCCATTGAACATCACGAAGAGATTTTGATTGCACTGCGTAAAGGCGACGGCGCAACCGCCAGGCGTGCCATTCAGGAAGACATTCTCGACGGCAGCCAGAAGATGGTCGAGTTTCTGAGCGTAAGTCGCAAAGTCCTGTAG
- a CDS encoding sugar porter family MFS transporter encodes MSEKINSGGRDDAAKASQPTEPLVKVIAFIATLGGLLFGYDTGVIAGALLFMKHDLHLTSLTTGMVTSFLILGSAVGAVCAGRVADRFGRKKVILVMALIFMAGSLGCATAPNVVIMIICRFILGLAVGGAAAIVPIYIAEIVPSHRRWQFVTLQELMIVSGQLIAYTSNAAINEVWGGETTWRWMLGVACVPAVVLWVGMLFLPDTPRWYAMHGRYREARDVLERTRKAGRVEKELSEIRSSMSSKSEKHSRRQKTISVWMKRLVFLGIGIAMLQQLSGVNTIMFYAPTMLQATGLSTNASLMATIANGVISVIMTFVGIMLLSRFGRRPLLLTGQIGCTLTLLAIGLVTWLMPETVNGHPDAVRSYLVLGGMLIFLCFQQGALSPVTWLLLSEMFPMRIRGMANGVSVFAMQMTNFSIAFMFPIMLESIGLTMSFFCFAAIGVAGGIFAIIFAPETQGKTLEQIEKHFKKHLQDDPAPQEAGS; translated from the coding sequence GTGAGTGAGAAAATAAACAGTGGCGGTCGGGATGATGCGGCGAAAGCCTCGCAACCGACCGAACCGCTGGTGAAAGTAATTGCCTTTATTGCCACCCTGGGTGGCTTACTTTTTGGCTACGATACCGGGGTGATTGCCGGTGCTTTGCTGTTCATGAAGCACGATCTGCATCTGACATCGTTAACAACCGGGATGGTCACCAGCTTCCTGATACTGGGTTCGGCTGTGGGTGCAGTCTGTGCTGGTCGCGTGGCTGACCGTTTCGGGCGTAAGAAAGTCATTCTGGTGATGGCACTGATCTTTATGGCCGGTTCGCTCGGTTGTGCCACGGCGCCCAACGTCGTGATAATGATTATCTGCCGGTTTATTCTGGGGCTGGCAGTCGGTGGCGCGGCAGCGATTGTGCCCATCTATATCGCGGAAATCGTCCCCTCTCATCGCCGCTGGCAGTTCGTTACATTACAGGAACTGATGATCGTCTCCGGCCAGCTGATTGCGTATACCAGTAATGCGGCCATCAACGAAGTGTGGGGTGGCGAAACCACCTGGCGCTGGATGCTGGGTGTCGCCTGCGTTCCGGCCGTGGTGCTGTGGGTCGGGATGCTTTTCCTGCCTGATACTCCGCGCTGGTATGCCATGCACGGCCGCTATCGCGAAGCGCGTGACGTGCTGGAGCGTACCCGTAAGGCAGGCAGAGTAGAGAAAGAGCTGAGCGAGATCCGCAGTTCCATGAGTTCCAAAAGCGAGAAGCATTCCCGCCGCCAGAAGACTATCTCCGTGTGGATGAAACGTCTGGTGTTTCTGGGGATTGGTATCGCCATGCTGCAACAACTCTCCGGCGTGAATACCATTATGTTCTACGCACCGACCATGTTGCAGGCCACGGGGTTAAGCACTAATGCGTCTCTGATGGCGACTATCGCCAACGGGGTCATCTCAGTGATCATGACGTTTGTGGGCATCATGCTGCTCAGCCGTTTCGGGCGCCGTCCGCTGCTGCTGACCGGTCAGATCGGCTGTACCCTGACGCTGCTTGCCATCGGATTAGTCACCTGGCTGATGCCGGAAACTGTCAACGGTCATCCCGATGCGGTTCGCAGCTATCTGGTACTTGGCGGTATGCTGATTTTCCTGTGCTTCCAGCAGGGCGCGTTGTCGCCTGTTACCTGGCTGCTGCTGTCGGAAATGTTCCCGATGCGCATCCGCGGCATGGCTAACGGCGTATCGGTATTTGCCATGCAGATGACCAACTTCTCCATCGCCTTTATGTTCCCGATCATGCTGGAGTCTATCGGGCTGACGATGTCATTCTTCTGCTTTGCCGCCATCGGTGTCGCAGGCGGAATATTTGCCATTATCTTTGCGCCTGAAACGCAGGGTAAAACGTTAGAACAGATTGAGAAACACTTTAAAAAGCACTTGCAGGATGACCCTGCTCCGCAGGAAGCAGGAAGTTAA
- a CDS encoding DmsC/YnfH family molybdoenzyme membrane anchor subunit, which yields MWRTYRARLDAAGHHIQLSAGSTLFTTFILMYAADSLNTQEKWRVAVPAMLLAFVAGALGLVASTAHLGYPLNAFHALSHISSSWLSREIVFASLYLGILGLTRLIGLVAKRVVTSLLLLASLLGLIDLFCMSAIYAHTSVATWMHINTNVMFYRADRLVMPLTRVAPCTEELLMWHSEYGIRFVEMKAESAAGWFQAIATLNVRLKRMQEPLWNIVPPSRQTMNGSRRRWLHLKNEGASAGNVPVGRRFRRARFTQISEYHVDLDKHRCVLCGACSRVCPEQAIRLDNLALTLDPVKCTGCGNCEAVCFDGAISVSARENSESTLTVSRLEQAQCRVCGCIFPAWSAQDNECAVCRRHAFGMREA from the coding sequence TTGTGGCGAACGTACCGCGCGCGGCTCGACGCTGCTGGCCACCATATCCAGCTTTCCGCAGGCAGCACGCTTTTCACCACATTTATCCTGATGTATGCCGCTGACAGCCTGAATACGCAGGAAAAATGGCGCGTTGCAGTACCTGCCATGTTGCTGGCTTTTGTCGCCGGTGCGCTGGGCCTTGTCGCTTCAACCGCGCATCTGGGCTATCCGCTGAATGCCTTTCATGCACTGAGTCATATCAGCAGTTCCTGGCTGAGCCGGGAAATCGTTTTCGCCAGTCTCTATCTCGGTATTCTGGGGTTGACCAGGCTGATCGGGCTGGTAGCAAAACGCGTCGTGACTTCTCTTCTGCTGCTCGCTTCTCTTTTGGGCCTGATTGATCTCTTCTGCATGAGCGCGATTTACGCTCATACGTCTGTCGCGACCTGGATGCACATCAATACTAACGTGATGTTTTACCGCGCTGACCGGCTGGTGATGCCGCTGACTCGCGTTGCGCCCTGTACTGAAGAATTGCTGATGTGGCACAGCGAATACGGCATCCGTTTTGTTGAGATGAAAGCGGAAAGCGCGGCTGGCTGGTTTCAGGCCATCGCCACGCTGAATGTTCGCCTGAAACGAATGCAGGAACCGCTGTGGAATATTGTGCCACCGTCCCGGCAAACGATGAACGGTTCACGCCGCCGGTGGTTGCATCTTAAAAACGAAGGCGCTTCTGCCGGTAACGTACCTGTCGGGCGTCGGTTCAGGCGCGCCCGTTTTACACAGATCAGTGAATATCACGTTGATCTCGATAAACACCGTTGCGTACTCTGCGGCGCCTGTAGCCGTGTCTGTCCCGAACAAGCCATCCGCCTGGATAATCTGGCATTAACGCTGGATCCTGTGAAATGTACCGGTTGTGGCAACTGCGAGGCGGTGTGCTTTGATGGCGCTATCTCCGTATCCGCGCGTGAAAACAGTGAAAGTACGTTAACCGTTTCCAGGCTTGAACAAGCACAATGCCGGGTGTGTGGCTGCATATTTCCCGCCTGGTCTGCGCAGGATAATGAATGTGCGGTATGCCGCCGCCATGCTTTTGGAATGCGTGAGGCCTGA
- the fabV gene encoding enoyl-ACP reductase FabV, with the protein MIIKPRIRGFICVTAHPEGCKANVKEQIDYVTAQGKIAGGPKKVLVIGASTGYGLAARISAAFGSDAATLGIFFERPGDESKTATAGWYNSAAFEEFADAKGLYAKSINGDAFSDEVKQKTIELIKQDLGQVDLVVYSLAAPRRTHPKTGEVFNSTLKPIGKQVTIRGINTDKETINETTLEPATPEEIAGTVAVMGGEDWQMWIDDLKAAGVLAEGAKTTAFTYLGEEVTQDIYWNGSIGEAKKDLDKRVLDIRSTLAEQGGDARVSVLKAVVTQASSAIPVMPLYLSLLFKVMKEKGTHEGCIEQVYGLYKDSLYGAEPLVDNEGRLRADLKEIAPEVQAEVGKLWNEVTNDNIAELTDFAGYKSEFMRLFGFGLNGVDYAADTNPDVKIKHLIQM; encoded by the coding sequence ATGATTATCAAACCACGCATCCGTGGCTTTATCTGTGTTACTGCCCATCCGGAAGGTTGCAAGGCGAACGTTAAAGAACAAATCGACTACGTTACCGCGCAAGGCAAAATCGCAGGCGGTCCGAAAAAAGTCCTGGTGATCGGTGCTTCTACCGGTTACGGCCTCGCTGCCCGCATCTCAGCTGCTTTTGGTTCTGACGCAGCAACGCTGGGTATCTTCTTCGAACGTCCGGGCGATGAATCCAAAACCGCCACTGCGGGCTGGTACAACTCAGCCGCATTCGAAGAATTTGCCGATGCCAAAGGTCTGTACGCAAAAAGCATCAACGGCGATGCGTTCTCTGACGAAGTGAAGCAAAAGACCATTGAGCTGATCAAACAAGATTTGGGTCAGGTTGATCTGGTGGTTTACAGCCTGGCTGCGCCACGTCGCACCCATCCTAAAACCGGTGAAGTGTTCAACTCCACCCTGAAACCAATCGGTAAGCAAGTCACTATTCGCGGCATCAACACCGACAAAGAAACCATCAACGAAACCACGCTGGAACCGGCAACCCCTGAAGAAATCGCGGGCACCGTTGCAGTGATGGGTGGCGAAGACTGGCAGATGTGGATCGACGATCTGAAGGCTGCCGGTGTGCTGGCCGAAGGCGCGAAAACCACGGCGTTCACCTATCTGGGTGAAGAAGTGACGCAGGACATTTACTGGAACGGTTCTATCGGTGAAGCCAAGAAGGATCTGGACAAACGTGTTCTGGATATCCGTAGCACACTGGCAGAGCAGGGCGGCGACGCACGCGTTTCCGTACTGAAAGCCGTTGTGACGCAGGCGAGTTCTGCTATCCCGGTGATGCCGCTGTACCTGTCACTGTTGTTCAAAGTGATGAAAGAGAAGGGCACTCACGAAGGTTGTATCGAGCAGGTTTACGGTCTGTACAAAGACAGCCTGTATGGCGCTGAGCCGCTGGTCGACAACGAAGGCCGTCTGCGCGCTGACCTGAAAGAGATCGCGCCAGAAGTGCAGGCTGAAGTGGGTAAACTGTGGAATGAAGTCACCAACGATAACATCGCGGAACTGACTGATTTTGCAGGCTACAAAAGCGAATTTATGCGTCTGTTCGGCTTTGGCCTGAACGGTGTTGATTATGCTGCCGACACCAATCCTGACGTGAAAATCAAACATCTGATCCAGATGTAA
- a CDS encoding TM2 domain-containing protein, producing the protein MGSMVFCRGCGKEIHESAKSCPHCGATQSINPQGTKSRVAAALLAFFLGGFGVHKFYLGKIGQGFLYLIFCWTFIPSIIAFIEFIIYLCDSDENFAKKYG; encoded by the coding sequence ATGGGATCTATGGTTTTTTGTAGAGGATGCGGAAAGGAGATCCACGAGTCGGCTAAATCATGCCCTCATTGTGGCGCCACTCAAAGTATTAATCCTCAGGGGACTAAAAGCAGGGTTGCTGCAGCGTTGTTAGCTTTCTTCCTGGGTGGTTTTGGTGTTCATAAGTTCTATCTGGGTAAAATCGGGCAAGGGTTCTTATACCTCATCTTCTGCTGGACGTTTATTCCTTCAATAATTGCATTCATTGAATTCATTATTTATCTGTGCGATTCAGATGAAAACTTCGCCAAAAAATACGGTTGA
- a CDS encoding YdgH/BhsA/McbA family protein — MKGLVNDVLSIFSPKAVKPVLVRSGLSHREIASLQAVGVSTVSWATSMEELNNAFVKKALDAGAVGYHITHVESHKPGKEQQHVMAATATFYHINHKVAYG, encoded by the coding sequence ATGAAAGGCTTAGTGAATGATGTCTTATCCATATTCTCACCCAAAGCGGTTAAGCCTGTTTTGGTCCGCTCAGGGTTATCACATCGCGAGATCGCCTCGCTGCAAGCTGTCGGCGTGAGCACGGTGTCCTGGGCTACCTCCATGGAAGAACTCAACAATGCATTTGTTAAAAAAGCACTGGATGCAGGCGCTGTCGGCTACCACATTACCCATGTGGAATCGCACAAACCGGGTAAAGAGCAGCAACACGTTATGGCTGCCACCGCGACCTTTTACCATATCAATCACAAAGTGGCCTATGGCTGA
- a CDS encoding helix-turn-helix domain-containing protein, with the protein MLAAASRAVGLNPSTLSSALSGPWTKGEMRKLQTGREMCPFLHSFQKYMTCNQVKISSVTFVLIVAGGCLTKN; encoded by the coding sequence ATGCTGGCCGCCGCTTCCCGCGCCGTGGGTCTGAATCCTTCGACGCTATCCAGCGCACTCTCCGGACCGTGGACGAAAGGTGAAATGCGCAAACTGCAGACAGGGCGTGAAATGTGCCCCTTCTTGCACTCATTTCAAAAATACATGACCTGTAACCAGGTGAAAATATCCTCTGTTACTTTCGTGTTAATTGTGGCGGGAGGTTGCTTAACAAAGAATTAG